One stretch of Juglans microcarpa x Juglans regia isolate MS1-56 chromosome 3D, Jm3101_v1.0, whole genome shotgun sequence DNA includes these proteins:
- the LOC121255137 gene encoding uncharacterized mitochondrial protein AtMg00310-like → MSVFKLPAKLCKDMNGLFSKFWWRKQHKDGGIQWKKWEYLGLQKGKGGLGFRDLESFNLALLTKQGWRLLKYPDSLAAMVFKEKYFGQSNLLEAKLGYQPSFIWRSIWSVRDLLHEGLKWRVGDGSKIQIWGSKWLPTPSSFSV, encoded by the coding sequence ATGAGCGTGTTCAAGCTTCCTGCGAAGTTGTGCAAGGATATGAATGGGTTATTTTCTAAATTCTGGTGGAGGAAACAACATAAGGATGGGGGTATCCAATGGAAGAAATGGGAATATTTGGGATTGCAAAAAGGAAAGGGAGGCCTGGGATTTAGGGACTTGGAGAGCTTTAATTTAGCTCTCTTAACAAAGCAGGGATGGAGGCTTCTTAAATATCCTGATTCTCTAGCAGCTATGGTTTTTAAGGAGAAGTATTTTGGGCAATCAAATTTATTGGAGGCAAAACTTGGCTATCAACCCTCATTTATATGGAGGAGCATTTGGTCTGTAAGAGATCTGCTTCATGAAGGCTTAAAGTGGAGAGTGGGGGATGGGAGTAAGATTCAGATTTGGGGCtctaaatggttgccaactCCATCATCCTTTTCAGTTTAG
- the LOC121255138 gene encoding uncharacterized protein At4g02000-like, which translates to MEVLEDKWKKLRLLEEEVSDIIIEDNVSEELRYKEQRSLVGRMVSSRTISREALEATMAKIWRINKAAKFMKVSMNIFVLVFENQEDKLRVWAGRPWLFDNNMLALREFEAHIPLHRISFDHESFWIRMHNLPLSCMTKERGVQIGSTVGKVEEVDVQDDGYGWGSYLRVRVYMNLTQPLARDRTLEVKGESVWVPFSYEKMPRICFSCGCIVHWTNGCCSVLEDSENKEVQYGAWLRATQFQRVKNSSNFFRREEGG; encoded by the coding sequence ATGGAGGTTTTGGAAGATAAATGGAAGAAACTAAGGCTACTGGAAGAGGAGGTCTCTGATATTATAATAGAAGATAATGTCTCTGAGGAATTGAGGTACAAGGAGCAAAGAAGCTTAGTGGGAAGAATGGTTTCGTCCAGAACCATTAGCAGGGAGGCATTGGAGGCAACAATGGCGAAGATATGGAGAATCAACAAGGCAGCTAAGTTCATGAAGGTTAGTATGAACATCTTTGTCCTAGTTTTTGAAAACCAAGAGGATAAGCTAAGAGTTTGGGCAGGAAGGCCCTGGCTCTTTGATAACAATATGTTAGCATTGAGGGAGTTTGAGGCTCATATTCCTCTGCATCGCATAAGTTTTGACCATGAAAGCTTCTGGATCAGAATGCATAACCTGCCTTTATCATGCATGACAAAAGAAAGAGGAGTACAGATTGGTAGTACTGTTGGTAAGGTTGAGGAAGTGGATGTTCAGGATGATGGTTATGGATGGGGGAGTTATCTGAGGGTTCGGGTTTATATGAACTTGACTCAGCCTTTGGCAAGAGATCGTACTCTGGAGGTAAAGGGAGAGAGTGTCTGGGTCCCTTTTAGCTATGAGAAAATGCCACGCATCTGTTTTTCCTGTGGATGCATTGTTCACTGGACAAATGGATGTTGTAGCGTATTGGAAGATTCAGAAAACAAGGAAGTGCAATATGGTGCATGGCTGAGGGCTACTCAGTTTCAAAGGGTTAAGAATTCTAGTAATTTTTTCAGAAGGGAAGAGGGGGGTTAA